One Mesoplodon densirostris isolate mMesDen1 chromosome X, mMesDen1 primary haplotype, whole genome shotgun sequence genomic region harbors:
- the LOC132482121 gene encoding diphosphoinositol polyphosphate phosphohydrolase 3-beta: MKCKPNQTRTYDPEGFKKRAACLCFRSEREDEVLLVSSSRYPDRWIVPGGGMEPGEEPGGAAVREVYEEAGVKGKLGRLLGIFEQNQDRKHRTYVYVLTVTEILEDWEDSVSIGRKREWFKIEDAIKVLQCHKPVHAEYLQKLKLGGSPSSGNSMAPSLPESDP; this comes from the exons ATGAAGTGCAAGCCGAACCAGACGCGGACCTACGACCCGGAGGGGTTCAAGAAGCGGGCGGCgtgcctgtgcttccggagcgaGCGCGAGGACGAGGTGCTGTTAGTGAGTAGCAGTCGGTACCCGGACCGCTGGATCGTGCCGGGCGGGGGCATGGAGCCCGGGGAAGAGCCGGGCGGTGCTGCAGTCCGCGAGGTGTACGAAGAGGCGGGAGTCAAGGGGAAGTTAGGCCGGCTCCTGGGCATTTTCGAGCAGAACCAAGATCGCAAGCACAGAACGTACGTGTATGTACTGACTGTCACTGAGATTCTGGAGGATTGGGAAGATTCGGTTAGCATTGGGAGGAAGCGAGAGTGGTTCAAAATCGAAGATGCGATCAAGGTTCTCCAGTGCCACAAGCCCGTGCATGCCGAATATCTGCAAAAACTAAAGCTGGGCGGTTCCCCGAGCAGTGGAAACTCCATGGCCCCGTCCCTGCCAGAGAGCGATCCCTA A